AAATCCAATCATGACCGAGAACCTTTAGCCAAAGGAATGCCAATGACCAAGTCAATGCAATTCATCGTATCCGGAAAGGTCCAGGGCGTCGGCTTCAGAGCCTGGGTCAGAGAACAGGCCGAAGCCCTTGGCCTCACAGGCTGGGTTAGAAATCTCCGAGATAGCGAAGTGGAAATTCTAGCCCAGGGACCCGAAGAAAAAATGAACGAATTGAGAACGAGGCTAGTACAGGGTTCCACGTTCAGTCACGTCAAAGATGTCAAGGGGCAGTGGATCGAATACGACAAAGGCTACGAGCACTTCTCCGTCAGATAGCGCTCACATTGGAGGGGGGAGGGATTGAACTCCCCCTTTTTTGCTCCATCAATGACCTCGTAGCCAATACGTCTCCCAATTTTTCAAACTCTGTATTTCTTTAACAGTTCAAGATTATTTAGTTTTCAAACTTGATGACGACTGAAACTTGAACTTGGCTGTGCGGAATTCGAAAGGAGGTTCGTTAATGGTCCGCAAGGGCAGGGTGAAGTGGTTCGACGAAGAAAAGGGTTTTGGGTATATCGAAACCGAAGCCGATGATGAAGATGTATTTGTCCATTACGCCGACATTCAGATGACTGGCTTCAAGACCTTGAAAAAAGGAACC
The Deltaproteobacteria bacterium genome window above contains:
- a CDS encoding cold shock domain-containing protein, encoding MVRKGRVKWFDEEKGFGYIETEADDEDVFVHYADIQMTGFKTLKKGTLVSFVVGQSEYGLKAEQVVPISND
- a CDS encoding acylphosphatase, whose protein sequence is MTKSMQFIVSGKVQGVGFRAWVREQAEALGLTGWVRNLRDSEVEILAQGPEEKMNELRTRLVQGSTFSHVKDVKGQWIEYDKGYEHFSVR